TCTTCCCGCCAAGTTAAGCATATTAGGTTTCCAGGAGCTTAGTTTACGCTGGATATTTTCCAAGATAAAGTTAAACTCACCATTCCCAACTCTACCACCTTTCAGTGGGAATCCCAAATACTTCCCCAAATCTTGAACAAAATGAATAGGCGCAATTCTGTTAATGACATCCCTGACCTCCGGTCTCACCCCTTTAGACACAATGGCTTTTGATTTCTAAATATTCACCTTGAGGCCAGAACTATTACAGAATTGTTGGAGAGTAGTAGCAACCAAATTCACATGAGCTCCGGTGGCTTGGCAGAAAAGGAACACGTCATCCGCAAAGAAGAGATGAGATATAGAAGGGCCACCCATTGAAACTCGGACCGGTTTCCAACTCCCAGTATCTACTAAATGATGAATTTGAACTGAAAGTCTCTCCATACAAAGAACAAATAGATATGGGGACATTGGATCACCTTGACGTAACCCTCTCCCCGGAGTGAAGGAAGGCAGTCGGGCTCCATTCCAAAGAAGAGATAAATGAAATGAGCCAATGCAACACATGATTAGGTCTATAATTCGTGGAGGAAAGCCAAAGAGTGTTAAagtttctttgagaaaattccAAGACACACAGTCATATGCCTTTTCAAGATCAATTTTAAAAGCCAACGAACCTTTCTGGGCAGACGAGTTACTCATGTGATGAACTATCTCCTGGGAAAGGAAAGCATTATCCATGGTGCCTCGGCCAGGCAAGAAACTGTTCTGCATAGGACTAATGAGGTCACCAAGAAAAGGCCTCAATCTATTCACCAGAACTTTTGTGATTAATTTGTAAGTAACGTTGCACAAACTGATCGGTCTAAACTCTTTCACTGTTTGGGGGTAATCCATCTTTGGAATAACAACAATTAAAGTCTCAAGAAGAGAAAGGTCAACATGTCCAAGAGAGAAAGCGTCACTGACAAGCTTTCACAAATCATCCCCCACTTGATCCCAGTACTTTTTGTAAAAGCATGGTTGAAACCCATCAGGTCCAGGAGTAGTATACGACTTCATGGACATAAGGGCTTTTCTAACCTCATCCTTGGACACTGGTAGCGTGAGCAGGTCCTGGGTAGCTTCAGACAAGGCAGGGAAAACCTCATGAGGAAAGAGGCCATCGAGTTCCTCTTCCCTGGCCGCAAACAAGCTCTGAAAATAAGATTGAACCTCTGCAGCAAGAGCATCATTATCAACACACCAGGATCCGTCACTTAGCTTCAATCTATGAACTCGTTTCCTCTTCCTACGGATGACTGATTGAGTGTGAAAATAATCCGTATTTCTATCCCCAAACCGGAGACTATTGTCACGAGTTTTTTGGAACCAGAGCATCTCTTCTTGCCGCAAAACATTTCTATACTTCCGCTGCAATTCcgcttcaaatagaactaagttgTGAGTAATTTTGGTATTGAGATCACGCTGGATCCTACGGAGGCGCGCTTCTATTCTTTGCTTGTGCCTAAAACTGTTACCAAACACATGCTGGTTGAAAGAAATAGATGCTTGCCTAACTCTGTGGAGCTTCTGGTTAATGTCCCCAGTACCAGTGCCCCACGATGTTTTCACCAGATCCCCATAGTCAGGATGATCAGTCCAGGCCATCATGAAGCGGAAAGGAGGAGGAGAGTTCCGGATCATCCTAGCTCCACAATGCAGAAGGAGAGGGGTATGATCTGAATGTACTCGGTTTAACGCCTCAACATGCGCTTTTGGAAAAGCTATTCTCCAATCCACATCTCCCAACGCCCTATCAAGTCTCTTAGATAACACAATTCTGTTATTAACTTTGCGAAACCATGTAAAATTGCTACCACCAGTACCAAGGTCCACGAGTCTGCCGCTATCAAAAAGTTCTAGCAGCTTGGCCGCTCTAGCATGAGTAAAATCCCCTCCTCTTACTTCTGATGGATGAGCAACCTCATTAAAGTCCCCCAGAAGTACCCACGGTAGCATATAGGAGGTTCCCATGCCAGAGTTCCTCACACTGAACCGGTACAGGGGAGGCGTAAACCGCACTAcaaatccaagaaaaattaTCTCGCCAAATCTCAAACGAAACCACTTGTTGATGGAGGTCAAGCAAACAAAATGAAGCAGAAGAGGTATTGCTAATGAGGATCCATATCCCTCCACTGAATCCACGAGCCTCAGAAATAAACCTGGCAGAGAAACCAAGAGAGTCCCAAAAGCGAGAGACCCTATGAAATTGGCATCTGGTCTCGAGGAGAATCACAACATCATGCTTTCGATACTGAATAATATCCTTGAGGAAGAGTTTACCATCCTCATTCATAGCACCCCGCACGTTCCATGACATGATTTTAAATTCTTCAAAACCTATCATAAAAAACCATTTGGAGTGGTGGGGAGGATCCCCGTGAGCACCAAGCCCAGGGGCTGAGTTGGAACCGTTTCTTGTACCTCCAAGGGTATCTGTTGGGCAGGCGGAGAGCATTCTGGAGCTGCTTTAGATTGGCCACTGCACATTGGGTCTAGAGGAGGTTCCCATGCAGTCCCCCCAAACACAAAATTCGCTGCATTCTTCCCTCAATCCCTAGAGGGAATACCATTAATGGcctgattttctctctctttagcCATGTCATCCACTTTTAGCCTTCTTTTTTTGCTCACCGATAAGTCATCAACCACGGGACCACTGCTGGCAAGGCTAACAAAGTTAGATGCGGCCATTTTTTTTTCGCCAGTGCTGGGGCCCACTGCTTGTGGTGCCCTTTTTTGCTAAATGATTGCCCATTATTGGAGCCATGATTGCTCCCATGATTCCcaccttttttaattttaggatTCTCCCCAACTTTTGGCATAGATTTCGgcgtcttcttctttttcttggtcACCGTCATCCATTCTCCAATAACTTCTAATTCAATTTCCTCTGTCTCCTCCTTTTTCTCACCAGCCGTTTCCGGATCTTTTTGGACGAGAATTTCGGCCTCTTCCATATTGTCCTCCACCAAATCCGTAACTTCCGTTTCTGGCTCCTCAGTTCTAGGTTTTTGGGGCTCCGTCTCCTTGGCGGCTGCTTCCGGCTGAGTTCCATCAGGTGGGCTCTTTGTCTGACGCACCACTGTAGTAGTCACCTGTGCTGGAATCTTGCACTCCCTACTGCGATTCCCGTAACATCCACACTTGGTGCAAATGACATGGAGACCTTCATATTCAATCTTATACCAAAACCCCTCGATGCAAACTTTGCCTACCACTGCCTCCGTCAAGTCAAGTTCCACACATATCCGTGCAAACCTTCCCCTATCTGCTCTGAGAGTATTCATGTCCACCTTGATCGGTTTACCTATCACTCAGGCAACCGAGAGAAGGAAACTTTCATCATAGAATGCCACGTCCAGGCTTGGGATACAGACCCAAGCAAGTGTTCGTTTAACCTTCGCAGCTGGGGAGATGAATTTCAGACTCCACGTGGACACTGCCAAGTAATGGTCGAAGACCATCCATGACCCCCCGCTAATCACCTTCTCCCTATCCTCCTGGCAGTCAAACTTTGCCATAAAGAATCCATTACCCACATCAAGCAAATCAAAGTCACTTGAGAGCCTCCACACCGCTGCTAATTTGGTTTTCATGGTTTTGTATCCAAGAGACTTACCCAGCAAGCATAGCACCAGTGCTTCCTTCCATGGCTGGCACATCTCTTCCATTACTTCCTTGTCAACACTTATGACAAGCAACAAGCGATTCCCACCGACGAGGTTCACCCTCATCTTCCCTTGTTCAACCAGATCTACGAACTGCTTTGGGGCTGTAGCTTTTGCCCCACCCATCAGTTTGTTGCGAAAGGACATAGGCTTCCCATCTTTAGTCTCCGGCAGTTTCTTCCCGGTGCGGTCACCAGCACTCTCGTTGAGAGAAGCCCTAGGAGGGTCGATGTCCATCGCTCACCGTTCCTTCTAGTAATTTCAACACCGTTAATGCATTTCAATTGAATGATAGTATAAAATAACATTTcacatgagcttaaacttattttattaaaaaaaattctaaaaaacataaataaagttAAGAATGATCAAAAGCAACAATTTAGTAACAATTTAGTTTTAGATAAAACAGATTTGTAACAAAACGTTGGAGAAGTAAATCCTATCTCTCTTACATATACATACATAATCTGAACTTCGAATTGAGATAGAAAATGAGAGTATTAAAGAAGTCAAAACATTGGGGAAGTAAATCCTATCTCTCTTACATATACATACATAATCTGAACTTCGAATTGTAGTAGTAAAAAACACATTTTCATTAATCACACAACATAATTTTTTGGAAAACAGATTTTTTACCTAGGGTCAATTCAAAAGTAACAATTTAGTTTTAGATAAAACAGATttgtaacaaaacaaaaaaagataaAACAGATTTGAAATCTTTTGGCGGAAAAAAAAGCAACGAAACAAAACCCTTAAACCCTCATATAATCCATTCCACTGTGAAGTTACAAACCTAaaccctcttcttctcttctctccttATCTGCTACGCAATGGAGAACGAGAACGAGAAC
This is a stretch of genomic DNA from Lotus japonicus ecotype B-129 chromosome 1, LjGifu_v1.2. It encodes these proteins:
- the LOC130744870 gene encoding uncharacterized protein LOC130744870; amino-acid sequence: MNTLRADRGRFARICVELDLTEAVVGKVCIEGFWYKIEYEGLHVICTKCGCYGNRSRECKIPAQVTTTVVRQTKSPPDGTQPEAAAKETEPQKPRTEEPETEVTDLVEDNMEEAEILVQKDPETAGEKKEETEEIELEVIGEWMTVTKKKKKTPKSMPKVGENPKIKKGGNHGSNHGSNNGQSFSKKGHHKQWAPALAKKKWPHLTLLALPAVVPWLMTYR
- the LOC130744879 gene encoding uncharacterized protein LOC130744879; the protein is MDIDPPRASLNESAGDRTGKKLPETKDGKPMSFRNKLMGGAKATAPKQFVDLVEQGKMRVNLVGGNRLLLVISVDKEVMEEMCQPWKEALVLCLLGKSLGYKTMKTKLAAVWRLSSDFDLLDVGNGFFMAKFDCQEDREKVISGGSWMVFDHYLAVSTWSLKFISPAAKVKRTLAWVCIPSLDVAFYDESFLLSVA